The Helianthus annuus cultivar XRQ/B chromosome 16, HanXRQr2.0-SUNRISE, whole genome shotgun sequence genome includes a window with the following:
- the LOC110919003 gene encoding monothiol glutaredoxin-S2 — translation MNVLQKVLFFFYKFFVREFPSFGIDLSETLMYNLLISSFGANPTVYELDEHPKGHQIDKELKGLGFKPSVPAVFKGQKLIGGANEIMALHLKGQLVPLLLGANAIWV, via the exons ATGAATGTTCTTCAGAAGGtgctttttttcttttataaattcttCGTTCGTGAATTCCCATCTTTCGGGATCGATCTTTCTGAAACCCT GATGTACAATCTCTTGATAAGCAGTTTTGGAGCAAATCCCACTGTTTATGAGTTAGATGAGCATCCAAAGGGGCATCAGATAGATAAAGAACTCAAGGGGTTAGGGTTTAAGCCTAGTGTCCCAGCTGTGTTCAAAGGACAGAAGCTGATTGGTGGGGCCAACGAGATAATGGCACTTCATTTGAAGGGTCAGTTGGTGCCATTGTTACTCGGGGCTAATGCTATATGGGTTTAG
- the LOC110916158 gene encoding succinate dehydrogenase subunit 7A, mitochondrial: MASFLKSNTFSTLRAHHLQGLPSQPRRQLHVEPGAREKALLAKDPALERFKSYRKGAASIRRIGDYLTIAVVAGCCYEIYVRAVTREEARKALKSE, encoded by the exons ATGGCTTCCTTCCTCAAAAGTAATACCTTTTCTACCCTTCGTGCTCATCATCTTCAG GGTTTACCATCGCAACCTAGACGTCAGCTTCATGTAGAACCTGGGGCTCGAGAGAAAGCT CTTTTGGCTAAGGATCCAGCACTAGAGCGGTTCAAATCATATAGGAAAGGTGCCGCAAGCATCAGAAGAATCGGAGATTACCTTACTATAGCCGTTGTAGCTG GATGTTGTTATGAGATCTATGTGAGGGCTGTGACACGAGAAGAAGCTCGTAAAGCTCTGAAATCAGAGTAG